In the Carboxydothermus hydrogenoformans Z-2901 genome, one interval contains:
- a CDS encoding DUF2220 domain-containing protein: MEAPAVKKLLEELLEKYEQGKRPLIKIAENNFPRYFTDGEFKALFHAALKDWEREGFITLVWERFEKDNLLRHVKLNPEKAELLYEKLSRQKPQEKEEHYRKLWANLNDFPAWLGELKKDMLLEPLFDDDAEIMVTVLNALSLNNEEIPKRVFSQRYLGDSKLFLKVERKVAALLQKYYFKDIEVSGDAVFAEFGVVNNPVYLHLAGPVILKYPDGRLFNLKGLNYDVAFPAGLALQLEIADFAAQRVVTVENLTSYYQYVRRYPEDLVLYLGGFAGKMERKFLRKIYEYCLNRGFNIDFYHWGDIDLGGFNIFLHLKRETGIPFKPLWMDLDTLLKYKERGMKLSESYRRKLTKALEDPVYQDFRMVIEMMLALNIRLEQEAIEL; this comes from the coding sequence TTGGAAGCGCCAGCGGTTAAAAAGCTGTTAGAGGAGCTTTTGGAGAAATATGAACAGGGGAAAAGGCCGCTTATCAAAATTGCCGAAAATAACTTTCCCCGCTATTTTACCGATGGGGAGTTTAAAGCTTTGTTTCATGCAGCCCTTAAAGACTGGGAGCGGGAGGGGTTTATCACCTTAGTCTGGGAGCGGTTTGAAAAAGATAATCTTTTAAGGCATGTTAAACTAAATCCTGAAAAAGCAGAGCTTCTTTATGAAAAGCTTTCCCGGCAAAAACCTCAAGAAAAAGAAGAGCATTACCGTAAGCTTTGGGCTAATTTAAACGATTTTCCCGCATGGCTCGGGGAACTGAAAAAAGACATGTTGTTAGAGCCGTTATTTGATGACGATGCTGAAATAATGGTTACCGTATTAAATGCTCTTTCCCTGAATAACGAAGAAATACCCAAAAGGGTTTTTAGCCAGCGGTATCTGGGCGATAGTAAACTTTTTTTAAAAGTGGAGCGCAAAGTTGCCGCCCTTTTGCAAAAATACTACTTTAAAGATATTGAGGTATCCGGGGATGCCGTTTTTGCCGAGTTTGGGGTGGTCAATAACCCGGTTTACCTTCATCTTGCCGGTCCCGTTATCCTTAAATACCCCGATGGACGGCTCTTTAACCTTAAAGGGCTTAATTATGATGTAGCTTTTCCGGCCGGACTTGCCCTGCAGCTGGAAATTGCCGATTTTGCAGCTCAGCGGGTGGTGACGGTAGAAAATTTAACTTCCTATTACCAGTATGTACGAAGGTATCCTGAAGATTTAGTTCTTTATTTGGGTGGCTTTGCCGGGAAGATGGAGCGGAAATTTTTAAGGAAAATTTATGAGTATTGTTTAAATCGGGGATTTAATATTGATTTTTACCACTGGGGCGATATTGACCTGGGCGGTTTTAATATTTTTTTACATTTAAAAAGGGAAACGGGTATTCCCTTTAAGCCGCTCTGGATGGATTTGGATACTCTTTTAAAATATAAGGAACGGGGGATGAAGCTTTCGGAAAGCTACCGGCGTAAACTTACTAAAGCCCTGGAAGACCCGGTTTATCAGGATTTTAGGATGGTTATTGAAATGATGTTAGCCCTAAATATCAGGCTTGAGCAGGAAGCGATTGAGCTTTAA
- a CDS encoding 4Fe-4S dicluster domain-containing protein, whose product MAKMLMVDPSLCTGCHRCEMWCSLTKYGEINPSRSNVYVVRREPAVDVPVVCIQCGLCINVCPTGALKRDKKTMAVVVDKEKCVGCGMCTNVCPIGVLRIDKETKMAAKCDLCGGSPACAAHCPQNAIRYEVANKAAAKRRELWAMAHAVRNR is encoded by the coding sequence ATGGCTAAAATGTTAATGGTAGATCCTTCCTTATGTACAGGATGCCACCGTTGTGAGATGTGGTGTTCTCTAACTAAATATGGAGAGATAAATCCTTCGCGAAGTAATGTGTATGTGGTGCGTCGAGAGCCGGCGGTAGATGTGCCCGTGGTATGTATTCAATGTGGCTTATGCATAAATGTCTGTCCAACTGGAGCACTAAAACGCGATAAAAAAACAATGGCTGTAGTTGTAGATAAGGAAAAGTGTGTAGGTTGTGGTATGTGTACAAATGTTTGTCCAATTGGTGTGCTCAGAATAGATAAAGAAACAAAGATGGCTGCTAAATGTGATTTGTGTGGAGGCTCACCGGCATGTGCAGCTCATTGTCCACAGAATGCTATTCGATATGAGGTTGCAAATAAAGCTGCAGCCAAACGTCGGGAACTTTGGGCTATGGCCCATGCGGTTCGGAACAGATAG
- a CDS encoding iron-containing alcohol dehydrogenase — protein sequence MMKFEFYNPTRLIFGAGSLAQLGKVVSPYGKKALLVIGGGSVKKSGAFERAVSSLKAAGVSVVEFSGVEPNPRLSTVVRASELAKKEECDMVIGMGGGSVMDASKVIAASVLYEGHPKDMLVRAGKAPRLPERALPIITVPTLAATGSEMNNGAVITIDDEGEKLKTFVQAEALYPRVAVVDPELTVTGPKNHTAYGICDIITHVTEGYFNGIDGTPLQDRFAEGVILTVLEWGPKAVSDGSDLEARTQVQWASIVALNGWVQVGTNGAYPVHMIEHTLSALYDIPHGAGLAVVNPAWMRFAARFRPERFAQFAQRIFGLTATGKDTLSLAMEGIDKFEEFLRSIGCPTRLSELGIGEITEEMLFRYAEETLKVLQDEEGRLPGRPPLRKEDIVEILRMAM from the coding sequence ATGATGAAATTTGAATTTTATAACCCAACCCGGCTCATCTTTGGTGCGGGTTCGCTGGCGCAGTTAGGAAAAGTGGTAAGTCCATATGGTAAAAAAGCACTGCTCGTCATTGGTGGAGGAAGTGTGAAGAAAAGCGGAGCATTTGAACGAGCGGTATCCAGCCTGAAAGCAGCGGGTGTTTCAGTGGTGGAATTCTCTGGTGTTGAGCCAAACCCACGTTTGTCAACTGTGGTTCGCGCTTCAGAACTGGCAAAAAAAGAAGAATGTGATATGGTTATAGGTATGGGTGGCGGAAGCGTCATGGATGCCTCAAAAGTAATTGCAGCCTCAGTCCTTTATGAAGGACATCCCAAAGATATGCTTGTGCGGGCAGGGAAAGCGCCCAGGCTTCCGGAGCGAGCTCTTCCTATTATCACTGTTCCTACCCTGGCGGCAACTGGCTCGGAAATGAACAACGGTGCGGTGATCACAATTGACGATGAAGGAGAAAAGCTAAAAACATTCGTTCAGGCCGAGGCTCTCTATCCTCGTGTTGCGGTGGTTGACCCTGAACTTACTGTAACAGGACCCAAGAATCATACAGCTTATGGGATTTGCGACATAATAACCCATGTGACCGAAGGATATTTTAACGGTATAGATGGGACTCCTCTTCAGGACAGATTTGCCGAGGGAGTGATCCTTACTGTCTTGGAGTGGGGGCCAAAGGCGGTTAGTGATGGAAGTGACCTGGAAGCGCGCACTCAGGTGCAGTGGGCGTCGATAGTTGCTCTCAATGGCTGGGTACAAGTAGGAACAAACGGAGCTTACCCTGTTCATATGATCGAGCACACACTTTCCGCACTCTACGATATCCCCCATGGAGCAGGGTTAGCAGTCGTGAACCCGGCTTGGATGCGCTTTGCTGCAAGATTCCGCCCCGAACGATTTGCCCAATTTGCTCAACGCATCTTTGGTTTGACAGCAACAGGCAAAGACACCTTGAGCCTTGCCATGGAAGGTATTGATAAGTTTGAAGAGTTTTTGCGTTCAATAGGTTGTCCCACGCGCCTGTCTGAGTTGGGTATTGGAGAAATTACCGAGGAAATGCTTTTCCGTTATGCGGAAGAGACGCTGAAAGTGCTTCAGGATGAAGAAGGAAGGCTTCCAGGTCGTCCCCCTCTGCGAAAGGAAGATATTGTAGAAATACTGCGTATGGCAATGTAA
- the sigZ gene encoding RNA polymerase sigma factor SigZ: MIRLANIFEDFSKEFYQLLKNFIKKQVSQESDVEDILQEVMIKIYKNIDKLNDSSKLQSWIYQIAKNTIIDYYRKQSKSIFLHDNLVFYSSPVESTFNKEIAQCLKNMIDHLPDPYRQAILLTEYHGFTQKKVSEKLGLSVSGVKSRVQRARKMLKNMLENCCYLEFDRLGNIIDYQHKDTNCKYC, encoded by the coding sequence GTGATTCGATTGGCTAATATTTTTGAAGACTTCTCAAAAGAGTTTTACCAGCTTCTAAAAAATTTTATTAAAAAGCAGGTTTCTCAGGAATCCGACGTGGAAGACATTCTTCAGGAAGTAATGATTAAGATTTATAAAAACATTGATAAATTAAACGATAGCAGTAAACTCCAAAGTTGGATATACCAAATAGCCAAAAATACAATCATCGACTATTACCGTAAGCAAAGTAAATCTATCTTTCTCCATGACAACCTTGTGTTTTACTCGAGTCCCGTTGAGTCTACATTTAATAAGGAAATTGCTCAGTGCTTAAAAAATATGATTGATCATCTTCCCGACCCGTATCGCCAAGCAATTTTACTCACCGAATATCATGGCTTTACCCAAAAAAAAGTTAGTGAAAAACTGGGTCTTTCTGTTTCCGGAGTAAAATCTAGAGTACAGCGAGCACGCAAGATGCTTAAAAACATGCTTGAAAACTGCTGCTACCTGGAATTTGATCGACTTGGCAATATAATTGATTACCAGCATAAAGACACAAACTGCAAATATTGTTGA
- a CDS encoding flavodoxin produces MAYSKILIAYFSRRGNNYVGGRIMNLPIGNTEVIAKKIQELTGGDMFEIKTVKAYPEDYTETTEVAKEEKRQNARPELANKLDDINSYDVIFLGYPNWWGTMPMAVFTFLESYDFAGKTIVPFCTHEGSGMGSSERDIKKLCPNAKVLPGLAIRGSNVSKADKDIADWLKRLGFTS; encoded by the coding sequence TTGGCGTATTCAAAGATTCTTATCGCTTATTTTTCTCGTAGGGGAAATAATTATGTAGGTGGCAGGATTATGAATCTACCGATTGGGAACACAGAGGTAATAGCAAAAAAAATACAGGAACTAACCGGTGGTGATATGTTCGAAATTAAAACGGTAAAGGCATATCCGGAAGATTATACAGAAACAACAGAAGTAGCAAAGGAAGAAAAAAGGCAGAATGCCAGGCCAGAACTTGCAAATAAGCTAGACGACATAAATTCTTACGATGTGATTTTCCTCGGCTATCCCAATTGGTGGGGAACAATGCCGATGGCTGTGTTTACATTTTTAGAGTCTTATGATTTCGCGGGAAAGACCATTGTTCCATTTTGCACACATGAAGGCAGCGGAATGGGAAGCAGTGAGCGCGACATCAAGAAACTTTGTCCGAATGCAAAAGTACTGCCCGGTTTAGCCATTCGAGGAAGTAATGTTAGCAAAGCAGATAAAGATATTGCAGACTGGCTTAAGAGACTCGGTTTTACTTCTTAG
- a CDS encoding aldehyde ferredoxin oxidoreductase family protein, whose protein sequence is MWYGFAGKLLRVNLTSGEFKVEELDKNELRKYMGCVGYAAKLLYQEMPAGIGPLAPEAKVVLATGAVTGTSCPSGGSYEVCYKSPLTGTWNQARSGGAFGPKLKYAGFDFVVIEGKAKEPVYIYIHDGKVEIKAAKHLWGLNVEETTDTLIRELDDPEISVATIGQAGENGVLYAALINDRGRAAGRGGIGAVFGSKNLKAVVVNGRGGIKVARPKEFAAAIEKAEQWLKNYPLSSIPTLGTVGLVSLNNSLGILPTKNFQETYFENADQISGEVLNRKYQIKRRACYGCSFACGRYTSVMSGKYATPPMEGPEYETVDMFGPICGVDDLEAIIRANYLCNVYGLDTVSTGMSIGFAMECYEKGLLTEKDTEGMPLRWGDGEVMVKLVEKIAHREGIGEFLAQGVKRMAEQLGPAAEEAAIHVKGLELPAHEPRSESKVLALQYAVSPRGGCHMHPNWASTWDFGQLDCGMKEFGMPWPPKEIQDESPQKGVAYRYVALQGEISEILGACIFYSWGTEGSCITPQLYAEIVSALTGWDVTAEELMLAAERSWNLKRCFNAREGFTREHDKLPKRFTKAIPNGPAKGLKVVNLDAMLDAYYEAMGWDKATGNPTPEKLKELGLEFAIMSS, encoded by the coding sequence ATGTGGTACGGATTTGCAGGCAAATTGTTACGGGTTAATTTGACCAGTGGTGAATTTAAGGTAGAAGAACTGGATAAGAACGAGTTACGCAAATATATGGGGTGTGTTGGTTATGCAGCCAAGCTCCTCTATCAGGAAATGCCTGCTGGCATTGGTCCTTTGGCTCCAGAAGCTAAAGTTGTATTGGCAACTGGTGCTGTAACGGGGACAAGTTGTCCCAGTGGTGGAAGCTACGAGGTATGTTATAAATCGCCATTGACTGGTACCTGGAACCAGGCAAGGTCAGGAGGAGCTTTTGGTCCAAAGCTTAAGTATGCTGGGTTTGACTTTGTGGTAATTGAAGGTAAGGCAAAAGAGCCTGTTTACATTTACATTCACGACGGAAAAGTAGAAATTAAAGCTGCTAAACACTTATGGGGCCTTAATGTAGAAGAGACTACTGATACCCTGATACGCGAACTTGATGACCCGGAAATCTCTGTAGCAACCATAGGTCAGGCGGGTGAAAACGGGGTTCTCTATGCTGCTTTGATCAATGATAGAGGACGAGCGGCCGGTCGTGGAGGTATCGGTGCGGTCTTTGGTAGTAAAAATTTGAAGGCGGTTGTGGTGAATGGCCGTGGAGGTATTAAAGTTGCCCGTCCGAAAGAATTTGCTGCGGCTATTGAGAAAGCAGAGCAATGGTTGAAGAATTATCCCTTAAGTAGTATACCTACCTTAGGTACGGTTGGTTTGGTATCATTAAATAATAGCTTAGGAATCTTGCCGACAAAGAATTTCCAAGAGACCTATTTTGAAAATGCTGATCAGATCTCCGGGGAGGTTCTAAACCGGAAATATCAAATTAAACGACGGGCTTGCTATGGCTGTAGCTTTGCCTGTGGACGGTATACTTCAGTGATGAGTGGAAAATATGCTACACCTCCTATGGAGGGCCCCGAGTATGAAACTGTAGATATGTTTGGACCAATTTGTGGGGTGGATGATCTAGAGGCAATTATTAGAGCTAATTACTTGTGTAATGTTTATGGCTTGGATACAGTAAGTACAGGTATGAGCATTGGTTTTGCAATGGAGTGCTATGAAAAGGGATTGCTAACTGAAAAGGATACGGAAGGGATGCCGTTGCGGTGGGGCGATGGAGAAGTAATGGTAAAATTAGTTGAAAAAATTGCCCACCGGGAAGGAATTGGTGAGTTTTTGGCACAGGGTGTAAAACGTATGGCTGAACAACTTGGGCCTGCTGCAGAGGAGGCAGCTATCCATGTAAAGGGACTTGAACTACCAGCTCACGAGCCACGTTCTGAATCTAAGGTTCTTGCTTTGCAGTATGCCGTCTCCCCGCGCGGAGGTTGTCATATGCACCCCAACTGGGCAAGCACATGGGACTTTGGGCAACTTGATTGCGGCATGAAAGAATTCGGGATGCCCTGGCCACCCAAAGAGATCCAGGATGAATCGCCGCAAAAGGGAGTTGCTTACCGCTACGTAGCATTACAAGGTGAAATCAGTGAAATTTTAGGAGCTTGTATTTTCTACTCGTGGGGAACTGAAGGTAGCTGTATTACACCGCAGCTGTATGCTGAGATTGTTAGCGCTCTTACTGGATGGGATGTAACAGCAGAAGAGTTAATGTTAGCAGCTGAACGCTCTTGGAATCTGAAACGCTGTTTTAATGCTCGTGAAGGCTTTACCCGGGAGCATGACAAATTGCCTAAACGTTTTACCAAGGCAATTCCGAATGGTCCAGCAAAGGGACTTAAGGTAGTAAATTTAGACGCTATGCTTGATGCATATTATGAAGCTATGGGTTGGGATAAGGCTACCGGCAATCCTACGCCTGAAAAATTAAAGGAATTGGGCTTGGAATTTGCAATCATGTCAAGTTAA
- a CDS encoding DUF2703 domain-containing protein, with protein sequence MGEDKNTTDCCCTNKSTCCGESSEVSKNHENRERLVIDFLYLDLDVCVRCQGAEKSLESAIDDVKHVLELAGIEVVVNKINVINEELAKKYHFVSSPTIRINGRDIQLEVHENTCQSCGDLCGDEVNCRVYVYKGQEYTVPPKEMIVEAILREAFGGKENHRAEEKQEKYVLPENLRRFYEGLKSKPKNYCC encoded by the coding sequence ATGGGAGAAGATAAAAATACCACCGACTGCTGCTGTACAAATAAATCTACCTGCTGCGGGGAAAGTAGTGAAGTTTCAAAAAACCATGAAAATCGTGAGCGTCTAGTCATCGACTTTTTGTATCTGGACCTTGATGTTTGCGTGCGGTGCCAGGGGGCAGAAAAATCGCTGGAAAGTGCAATTGATGATGTAAAACATGTTTTAGAATTGGCGGGCATCGAGGTCGTTGTAAATAAAATAAATGTCATAAATGAAGAATTAGCAAAAAAATATCACTTTGTAAGCTCTCCCACCATCCGCATCAATGGCCGAGATATTCAACTTGAAGTTCATGAAAATACTTGCCAGTCCTGCGGAGATTTATGTGGCGATGAGGTGAACTGCCGGGTCTATGTTTATAAAGGTCAGGAGTACACCGTCCCGCCAAAGGAAATGATTGTAGAAGCTATTTTACGAGAAGCATTCGGCGGAAAAGAAAACCACCGGGCAGAAGAAAAGCAGGAGAAATATGTTCTGCCTGAAAACTTAAGACGTTTTTACGAAGGCTTAAAAAGCAAGCCAAAAAACTACTGCTGTTAA
- a CDS encoding MoaD/ThiS family protein: MQVKVKLLGILSFTYPAFSKFRYVEIEKGETVRDLQERLGLSVNEVHFISVNGKMVEEDYVLSDKDEVIFFPNVSGG, translated from the coding sequence ATGCAGGTTAAGGTAAAGTTGTTAGGTATTCTGTCTTTTACATATCCAGCATTTAGTAAGTTTCGATACGTTGAAATCGAGAAAGGAGAAACGGTTAGAGACCTGCAAGAAAGATTAGGATTGTCTGTAAATGAAGTTCACTTTATTTCCGTAAACGGCAAAATGGTGGAAGAGGATTATGTTTTATCTGATAAAGATGAAGTCATCTTCTTTCCTAACGTTAGCGGAGGTTAA
- a CDS encoding HEPN domain-containing protein translates to MYKKYFDIILDNLLKEVKDFYGERLITLAIFGSVGRGTFRPDSDIDLLIIASDLPRGRIARVEEFLEVERKIEPLLNKLKNEGIDTYLSPVIKQKDEVLKGSLLFLDMIDDAKILYDKEDFFKNYLSSLKEKLQRLGTEKIYRGGGWYWVLKKDYRYGEVILKAQKRLKILNVLLEEEAYSDVIREAQEIVELAVKGMLRQIGIDPPKQHDVSPLLSEHQEKLPADVISNIPEIMRISKWLRKEREFAFYGDIDFIPTEEYTLQDAQKAINDAIFVVKMAERVIK, encoded by the coding sequence ATGTACAAAAAATATTTTGATATTATTCTTGATAATCTTTTAAAAGAAGTAAAAGATTTTTATGGTGAAAGGCTTATTACCCTGGCGATTTTTGGTTCGGTAGGCAGAGGTACTTTCAGGCCTGATTCGGATATAGATTTACTAATTATTGCCTCGGACCTTCCTCGGGGTAGAATAGCACGAGTTGAAGAATTTTTAGAAGTTGAAAGAAAAATTGAGCCCCTTTTAAATAAATTAAAAAATGAGGGAATAGATACTTATCTTTCTCCTGTGATTAAACAAAAAGATGAAGTGTTAAAAGGAAGCCTTCTTTTTTTAGACATGATAGACGATGCAAAAATTTTGTATGATAAAGAAGATTTTTTTAAAAATTATTTAAGTTCTTTAAAGGAAAAACTCCAAAGATTGGGGACCGAAAAAATTTACCGGGGTGGAGGATGGTACTGGGTATTGAAAAAGGACTACCGGTATGGGGAGGTTATTTTAAAAGCGCAAAAACGCCTGAAAATCCTAAATGTACTTCTTGAAGAAGAAGCCTATTCAGATGTTATTCGTGAAGCCCAGGAGATTGTTGAGTTGGCGGTTAAAGGGATGCTCAGGCAGATAGGAATTGACCCGCCTAAACAACATGACGTTAGCCCTCTCCTGTCGGAGCATCAGGAAAAGTTGCCAGCTGATGTTATTTCCAATATTCCCGAGATTATGCGAATTTCTAAGTGGCTTAGAAAAGAGCGGGAATTTGCCTTTTATGGAGATATAGATTTTATTCCAACCGAAGAATATACCCTGCAGGATGCCCAAAAAGCCATAAATGATGCTATTTTTGTAGTTAAAATGGCGGAAAGGGTAATTAAATAA